The DNA region ATTTATGATAGTTTATATTAAGTAATAATGTAATAATAGGTAACTATGCCCTAATATCAATATATTTACTTTTTCACGTAGGAGGTGTAGCATATGAGAGAAAGAATAACTTTAGCTTGCACTGAATGCAAACAAAGAAACTATGTATCGACTAAAAACAAGAAGAAAACT from Tepidimicrobium xylanilyticum includes:
- the rpmG gene encoding 50S ribosomal protein L33 → MRERITLACTECKQRNYVSTKNKKKTTERLELKKYCKFCKTHTVHRETR